Proteins encoded in a region of the Streptomyces sp. NBC_01471 genome:
- a CDS encoding cation acetate symporter has product MSRTYAVVAVTAVVLATVLVGGFGLRISRTTSDFYVASRTVGPRFNAAAISGEYLSAASFLGVAGLVLVHGPDMLWYPVGYTAGYLVLLVLIAAPLRRSGAYTLPDFAEGRLESRQVRGLVGILVTGAGWLYLVPQLQGAGLTLEILTGAPGWLGPVIVAAVVLLSVAAGGMRSITFVQAFQYWLKLTALLVPALFLILAWQGDGRPRVPSAGPQLAVAAGFDRAGHPLYATYGLIVATFLGTMGLPHVVVRFYTSPDGRTARRTTVVVLALLGAFYLLPPVYGALGQLYTSELSLGGDADAAVLLLPGRVIGGTGGALLGALVAGGAFAAFLSTASGLTMAVAGVLTQGARGVRHFRLATLLAMGIPLAVALLVSGLPVADAVGMAFAVSASSFCPLLVLGIWWRRLTPPGAVAGLLLGGGSALIAVAVTLSGGVRPGWAHTLLAWPAVWSVPVGFLAMILVSLATPGRIPPGTSAAMARFHLPEALAAARGGGR; this is encoded by the coding sequence GTGAGCCGGACGTACGCCGTGGTGGCGGTGACCGCCGTCGTCCTCGCCACCGTCCTCGTCGGGGGCTTCGGCCTGCGGATCTCCCGTACGACGTCCGACTTCTACGTGGCGTCGAGGACCGTGGGCCCGCGGTTCAACGCCGCGGCGATCAGCGGCGAGTACCTCTCCGCCGCCTCGTTCCTCGGGGTCGCCGGACTCGTCCTCGTCCACGGCCCCGACATGCTCTGGTACCCCGTCGGCTACACCGCCGGATACCTGGTCCTCCTGGTGCTCATCGCGGCACCGCTGCGCCGCTCCGGGGCCTACACGCTGCCGGACTTCGCCGAAGGGCGGCTGGAGTCGAGGCAGGTCCGCGGCCTGGTCGGAATCCTGGTCACCGGAGCCGGTTGGCTCTATCTGGTACCCCAGCTCCAGGGCGCGGGGCTGACCCTGGAGATCCTCACCGGAGCGCCCGGCTGGCTGGGCCCGGTGATCGTCGCCGCGGTCGTCCTGCTCTCGGTCGCCGCGGGCGGCATGCGCAGCATCACCTTCGTCCAGGCGTTCCAGTACTGGCTGAAGCTCACCGCCCTGCTGGTCCCCGCGCTCTTCCTGATCCTGGCCTGGCAGGGCGACGGACGGCCCCGGGTGCCGTCCGCCGGCCCCCAACTGGCCGTCGCCGCGGGCTTCGACCGGGCCGGCCATCCGCTGTACGCGACCTACGGACTGATCGTCGCGACCTTCCTCGGCACCATGGGCCTGCCCCATGTCGTCGTCCGCTTCTACACCAGCCCGGACGGCCGCACCGCCCGCCGCACGACCGTCGTGGTCCTCGCACTGCTCGGCGCCTTCTATCTGCTCCCGCCGGTGTACGGGGCGCTGGGACAGCTGTACACGTCGGAGCTGTCCCTCGGCGGCGACGCCGACGCGGCCGTGCTCCTGCTGCCGGGCCGGGTGATCGGCGGCACCGGAGGAGCACTGCTCGGCGCGCTGGTCGCGGGCGGCGCCTTCGCCGCGTTCCTCTCCACGGCCTCGGGGCTGACCATGGCGGTCGCCGGGGTCCTCACCCAGGGGGCCCGCGGCGTACGGCACTTCCGCCTGGCCACTCTGCTGGCCATGGGCATACCGCTCGCCGTCGCCCTGCTGGTCAGCGGCCTACCGGTCGCCGACGCCGTCGGGATGGCCTTCGCCGTCTCCGCCTCGTCCTTCTGCCCCCTGCTGGTCCTGGGCATCTGGTGGCGCCGCCTCACCCCGCCCGGCGCCGTCGCGGGACTGCTGCTCGGCGGGGGCTCCGCACTGATCGCCGTCGCGGTGACCCTGAGCGGGGGAGTGCGGCCGGGCTGGGCACACACCCTGCTCGCCTGGCCCGCCGTGTGGTCCGTGCCGGTGGGCTTCCTCGCGATGATCCTGGTGTCGCTGGCCACCCCGGGCCGTATTCCGCCCGGCACCAGCGCCGCCATGGCCCGGTTCCATCTGCCCGAGGCGCTGGCCGCGGCACGGGGCGGCGGCCGGTGA
- a CDS encoding LytR/AlgR family response regulator transcription factor: protein MLRVLAVDDEEPALEELLYLLRSDARVHSAEGALSATDALRRIGGALDAGADDAAAVDVVFLDIHMAGLTGLDIAQLLAGFTRPPLIVFVTAHEGFAVQAFDLKAVDYVLKPVRRERLAEAVRRVAELVGDRAAPVLDPANDQIPVELGGVVRFVAVADISYAEAHGDYARLHTADGSHLVRVPLSVLEERWRSRGFVRIHRSHLVALDRIDELRLDAGSMSVRVGPAELQVSRRHTRALRDRLMRRPAP, encoded by the coding sequence ATGCTGCGCGTACTGGCCGTGGACGACGAGGAGCCCGCTCTTGAGGAGCTTCTCTATCTGCTCCGCAGCGACGCCCGGGTCCACAGTGCGGAGGGCGCGCTGAGCGCCACCGATGCGCTGCGCCGCATCGGTGGCGCGCTCGACGCGGGGGCCGATGACGCGGCGGCCGTCGACGTCGTCTTCCTCGACATCCACATGGCCGGGCTCACCGGCCTCGACATCGCCCAGCTGCTCGCGGGGTTCACCCGGCCCCCGCTGATCGTCTTCGTCACCGCGCACGAGGGTTTCGCCGTGCAGGCCTTCGACCTCAAGGCTGTCGACTACGTACTGAAACCGGTCCGCAGGGAACGCCTCGCCGAGGCCGTCCGCCGGGTCGCCGAACTCGTCGGTGACCGGGCCGCCCCCGTCCTGGACCCGGCCAACGACCAGATCCCGGTCGAACTCGGCGGTGTCGTCCGCTTCGTCGCCGTCGCCGACATCAGCTACGCCGAGGCCCACGGCGACTACGCGCGACTGCACACCGCCGACGGCAGCCATCTCGTCCGCGTCCCGCTCTCCGTCCTGGAGGAGCGCTGGCGCTCACGCGGGTTCGTCCGGATCCACCGCAGCCATCTCGTCGCCCTGGACCGCATCGACGAACTGCGCCTGGACGCGGGCTCCATGAGCGTCCGGGTCGGCCCGGCCGAACTCCAGGTGAGCCGGCGCCATACCAGGGCGCTGCGCGACCGTCTCATGCGGCGGCCCGCCCCCTGA